A window of the Gossypium hirsutum isolate 1008001.06 chromosome A03, Gossypium_hirsutum_v2.1, whole genome shotgun sequence genome harbors these coding sequences:
- the LOC107940825 gene encoding monosaccharide-sensing protein 2 encodes MCGAVLVALTATIGNLLQGWDSATIAGAVMYIKKEFKLESEPAIEGLIVAMSLIGATCITTCSGSMSDWLGRRPILIISSLLYCLSGIVMLWAPNVPTLLLARLLDGLGIGLAVTLIPIYISETAPPEIRGFLNTLPLFSGCLGMFLSYCMVFGMSLTTLPNWRLMLGALSIPSLVYLALTVFFLPESPRWLVSKGRMSEARKVLQRIRGREDVSGEMALLVEGLGVGGETSIEEYLISPISRDSKYPDTAGKDRIKLYGPEEGLSWTAKPVTGQKSFGLLSQQLLSQQPSAAQSPLRLVDPLVTLLGSAHEKLSEAGSVPRNTLFPFVSSFSGLGGHQVRAEESDEESVTRESDDEQSDDSDDNLRTPLISWQASAEKDMVPTAQESVTSARLQGPFLTNAGESLGSMGIGGGWQLAWKWSEREGGFQRIYMHEESVPGLRQRSIVSPSRADVLAGYDYVPAAALVSHPALYSKELMKQHPVGPAIVHPAEAAKGPSWNDLLEPGVKHALVVGVGIEMLQQFSGMSSILYYIPEILELAGVRGLLSNTGLSSSSASLLISCITTFFMLPSITVAMRFVDVAGRRRLLLITVPLLALCLFILVIGSIVKMGSVVRSAISTVSVVLSCCVYVMGFGPIPSILCAEIFPTRVRGTCIAIVSFVYWISNIIVAYSLPVLLKTVGLAGVFGMFGTVCLASFVFVFLKVPETKGMPLEVITEFFSVGSKQAITAKNTGYSNC; translated from the exons ATGTGTGGAGCTGTGCTTGTAGCTCTTACAGCAACTATTGGTAACTTATTGCAAGGATGGGATAGTGCCACCATTGCTG GTGCTGTTATGTACATAAAGAAAGAGTTTAAATTGGAGAGTGAACCAGCAATAGAAGGCCTGATTGTAGCAATGTCTCTCATTGGAGCTACCTGCATTACTACATGCTCAGGAAGCATGTCAGACTGGCTAGGCCGCCGTCCCATCCTAATTATTTCATCCCTCCTTTATTGTCTTAGTGGTATTGTAATGTTATGGGCTCCTAATGTTCCCACCTTACTTTTGGCAAGACTTTTGGATGGATTAGGGATTGGATTGGCTGTAACTCTGATCCCGATTTATATATCCGAGACAGCACCACCAGAAATAAGGGGATTCTTGAATACCCTTCCGCTGTTTTCTGGTTGCCTTGGGATGTTTCTTTCATATTGCATGGTTTTTGGAATGTCGTTAACGACATTACCAAATTGGAGATTGATGCTTGGAGCTCTTTCTATTCCTTCCCTCGTATACTTAGCATTAACTGTATTCTTCTTGCCTGAATCACCAAGATGGCTAGTAAGTAAAGGTCGAATGAGCGAGGCAAGGAAGGTTTTGCAAAGGATACGTGGCAGGGAAGATGTTTCTG GTGAGATGGCTTTGCTAGTTGAGGGGCTTGGAGTTGGAGGTGAAACATCAATAGAGGAGTACCTCATTAGTCCCATCAGTCGGGATTCTAAATATCCTGATACTGCCGGAAAAGATAGAATCAAGTTATATGGACCTGAAGAAGGTCTTTCCTGGACGGCCAAACCTGTCACTGGACAGAAAAGTTTTGGTCTTTTGTCTCAGCAGCTTTTGTCTCAGCAACCAAGCGCAGCTCAGAGTCCTCTTCGGCTTGTGGATCCTCTTGTCACACTCCTGGGAAGTGCCCATGAGAAGCTTTCTGAAGCAGGAAGTGTGCCGCGAAATACACTTTTTCCATTCGTTAGCAGCTTCTCTGGTTTGGGAGGTCATCAAGTTAGAGCTGAAGAGTCAGATGAGGAGAGTGTTACCAGAGAGAGCGATGACGAGCAATCTGATGACTCTGATGACAATTTGCGTACTCCTTTGATCTCTTGGCAGGCCAGTGCGGAGAAGGACATGGTTCCAACTGCCCAGGAAAGTGTCACAAGCGCGAGACTTCAGGGTCCATTTCTTACAAATGCTGGAGAATCTCTTGGTAGCATGGGGATTGGTGGCGGTTGGCAGCTAGCATGGAAATGGTCTGAAAGAGAAGGGGGATTTCAAAGAATCTATATGCATGAAGAGAGTGTACCTGGATTGAGGCAGAGGTCAATAGTTTCTCCGTCTCGTGCCGATGTCCTTGCAGGCTATGACTATGTCCCAGCTGCTGCTTTGGTGAGTCATCCAGCTCTTTATTCCAAGGAGCTTATGAAGCAGCATCCGGTTGGACCAGCTATAGTTCATCCAGCTGAAGCTGCAAAGGGACCAAGTTGGAATGATCTTCTTGAACCAGGAGTCAAGCATGCTTTGGTAGTAGGTGTGGGAATTGAAATGCTCCAGCAG TTCTCTGGTATGAGCAGCATTTTGTACTACATTCCCGAAATTCTTGAACTGGCAGGAGTTAGAGGCCTTCTTTCAAACACTGGCCTCAGTTCATCTTCTGCATCACTGCTTATCAGCTGCATTACGACTTTTTTTATGCTTCCTAGTATAACCGTTGCCATGCGGTTTGTGGATGTTGCTGGTAgaag GAGGTTACTACTCATCACAGTCCCGCTCCTGGCATTATGTCTTTTCATCTTAGTCATAGGAAGCATTGTGAAAATGGGGAGTGTTGTTCGTTCAGCAATCTCAACTGTTAGCGTCGTGCTCTCCTGCTGTGTATACGTCATGGGGTTCGGGCCTATTCCCAGCATTCTCTGTGCGGAGATCTTCCCAACACGAGTTCGTGGCACCTGCATTGCCATAGTTTCCTTTGTTTACTGGATTTCTAACATCATTGTCGCATATTCACTACCGGTGTTGCTCAAAACCGTAGGTCTTGCCGGTGTCTTTGGGATGTTTGGAACCGTGTGCCTTGCATCATTTGTGTTTGTGTTTTTAAAAGTTCCAGAAACCAAAGGCATGCCTCTTGAAGTCATCACGGAATTCTTTTCCGTTGGATCAAAGCAGGCTATAACTGCTAAAAACACGGGTTATTCTAACTGCTAA
- the LOC107940824 gene encoding homoserine kinase, with the protein MAICFQFQSPLKPINFPSSTTKKVPIFKCKASFSTTTTTELEPVFTSVKSFAPATVANLGPGFDFLGAAVDGLGDFVSLSIDPSVSPGHVTISEISGSSKLSPNPLFNCAGIAAIATMKMLNVRSFGLSLKLEKGLPLGSGLGSSAASAAAAAVAVNELFGAKLGVDQLVLAGLESEAKVSGYHADNIAPAVMGGFVLIKSYDPLELKPLIFPQNQELFFILVSPEFEAPTKKMRAALPAEIGMPHHVWNCSQAGALVASVLEGDVVGLGKALSSDKIVEPKRAPLIPGMEAVKKAAIKAGAFGCTISGAGPTAVAVIDNEEEGKKIGQKMVEAFLEEGHLRSVAMVKRLDRVGARLIEGVPR; encoded by the coding sequence ATGGCGATCTGCTTCCAATTTCAATCCCCACTAAAACCCATTAACTTTCCTTCATCCACCACCAAAAAGGTCCCCATTTTCAAATGCAAAGCCTCGTTTTCCACCACCACTACTACAGAGCTCGAGCCTGTCTTCACCTCCGTCAAGTCCTTCGCTCCCGCCACGGTAGCCAATCTCGGCCCAGGTTTTGACTTCCTCGGCGCTGCCGTTGATGGTCTAGGCGACTTTGTTTCCCTCAGCATCGACCCTTCTGTCAGCCCTGGTCATGTCACCATCTCAGAGATCTCTGGGTCCTCTAAACTCTCTCCCAATCCTCTCTTCAACTGTGCCGGCATCGCTGCCATTGCCACTATGAAAATGTTGAATGTTCGCTCTTTCGGCCTTTCACTCAAACTCGAAAAGGGCTTACCTTTGGGCAGTGGACTCGGTTCCAGCGCCGCATCCGCCGCCGCCGCTGCAGTGGCGGTCAACGAGCTCTTCGGTGCTAAACTCGGAGTTGATCAGCTGGTTCTCGCTGGATTAGAATCCGAAGCTAAAGTTTCCGGCTATCACGCCGATAATATCGCTCCTGCAGTTATGGGTGGTTTCGTCCTAATCAAAAGCTACGATCCTCTAGAGTTAAAGCCCCTTATTTTCCCCCAGAATCAAGAACTGTTTTTCATCTTGGTCAGCCCAGAATTCGAGGCCCCCACCAAGAAAATGCGTGCGGCTTTGCCCGCCGAAATTGGGATGCCGCACCACGTCTGGAATTGCAGCCAAGCGGGTGCACTGGTAGCATCAGTGTTGGAGGGCGACGTCGTGGGGTTAGGGAAAGCATTGTCGTCGGACAAGATCGTGGAGCCTAAACGAGCACCCCTTATTCCGGGGATGGAAGCTGTGAAGAAGGCGGCTATCAAGGCCGGAGCTTTCGGGTGTACTATTAGTGGTGCTGGGCCGACGGCGGTGGCTGTGATAGACAATGAAGAGGAAGGGAAGAAGATTGGGCAAAAAATGGTGGAAGCGTTTTTAGAAGAAGGGCATTTGAGATCGGTGGCAATGGTTAAAAGGCTGGATAGAGTTGGGGCTAGGCTTATTGAAGGTGTCCCCAGATGA
- the LOC107940819 gene encoding probable anion transporter 5, whose translation MTWMNLPNRYLIVILTFVSTCVCYIERVGFSIAYTVAADAAGINQSSKGTILSTFYYGYACSQVPGGRAAQKIGGRKVLLFSFVLWSLTCFLVPLDPNRVTILVVARLLVGVAQGFIFPSIHTVLAQWVPPHERSRSVSLTTSGMYLGAAMGMLFLPSLVKLKGPESVFLAEAALGVLWSVLWFKYATDPPRSEHPKAAAAGFGESLLPTDASPRTKMENGGSTVKATKIPWKKILISRPVWAIVVNNFTFHYALYVLMNWLPTYFEQGLQLSLQEMGSSKMMPYLNMFLFLNVGGIVADHLITKRVMSVTKTRKFLNTVGFIVASIALLALPIFRTSVGAILCSSVALGFLALGRAGFAVNHMDIAPRYAGIVMGVSNTAGTLAGIIGVDMTGRLLEAAKIEYSGLFSPESWRAVFFIPGWLCIFSSFIFLVFSTGERIFD comes from the coding sequence ATGACTTGGATGAATCTCCCAAATCGATActtaattgtcattttaaccTTTGTTAGCACTTGCGTTTGTTACATAGAACGCGTCGGCTTCTCTATAGCATACACAGTTGCAGCAGATGCTGCTGGGATTAACCAGTCAAGCAAAGGCACGATACTTTCCACATTCTACTATGGTTATGCTTGTTCTCAAGTGCCTGGAGGACGGGCTGCTCAAAAGATTGGGGGAAGGAAGGTTCTTCTTTTCTCGTTTGTATTATGGTCATTGACTTGTTTCTTGGTTCCGCTAGATCCTAATAGAGTCACAATCTTAGTCGTTGCTCGGTTGCTTGTTGGTGTAGCACAAGGTTTCATCTTCCCTTCAATCCACACTGTCTTAGCACAGTGGGTCCCTCCACATGAGAGATCGAGATCTGTTTCACTTACAACTTCTGGGATGTACCTAGGTGCAGCTATGGGGATGCTTTTCCTTCCAAGCCTGGTGAAGTTAAAAGGTCCCGAATCTGTATTTCTTGCAGAAGCAGCATTAGGTGTCCTGTGGTCTGTGCTTTGGTTTAAATATGCAACTGATCCCCCTCGATCCGAGCATCCGAAAGCCGCCGCTGCTGGATTTGGAGAGTCTTTGTTACCTACCGATGCAAGTCCAAGGACAAAAATGGAGAATGGAGGAAGTACTGTCAAAGCAACCAAAAttccatggaagaagattttaATTAGCAGGCCAGTTTGGGCAATTGTGGTAAACAATTTCACATTCCACTATGCTCTTTACGTATTGATGAACTGGCTGCCTACATACTTCGAGCAGGGCCTCCAGCTGAGTCTTCAGGAAATGGGTTCTTCTAAGATGATGCCCTACTTAAACATGTTCTTATTCTTAAATGTAGGTGGGATTGTCGCTGACCACTTGATCACCAAAAGAGTAATGTCAGTGACTAAAACTAGGAAGTTCTTGAACACTGTAGGATTTATAGTTGCTTCGATCGCACTGTTAGCACTTCCGATCTTCAGAACATCTGTTGGAGCTATTTTATGTTCTTCAGTAGCACTCGGGTTCTTGGCACTTGGGAGAGCTGGTTTTGCAGTGAACCATATGGATATTGCACCTAGATATGCAGGAATTGTAATGGGTGTCTCAAACACAGCGGGTACTCTAGCTGGGATTATCGGGGTTGATATGACCGGCCGGCTTCTTGAAGCGGCTAAAATCGAATATTCAGGTCTATTCAGTCCTGAAAGCTGGAGAGCAGTGTTTTTCATTCCTGGATGGCTGTGCATATTCAGTTCTTTCATATTCTTGGTGTTCTCAACAGGGGAAAGGATTTTTGACTGA